In Elaeis guineensis isolate ETL-2024a chromosome 1, EG11, whole genome shotgun sequence, a genomic segment contains:
- the LOC105038390 gene encoding uncharacterized protein isoform X1, whose protein sequence is MGTKKKGYITEDDVSLLLQRYSATSILALLQEISQCACTKIDWNALVKRTSTGITNAREYQMLWRHLAYRDKLLDKVEDGTDPLDDDSDLEFELDASPALSGEALSDATACAKLFISSGFSRLSGPTNRANLGTPVTRNIPDDQKPHDPSAKQKLAHTICGTNAAVPHSVQKQPLATKRSAEVSDGNGSAGSGLPAKKKRKLWTKEEDMELIAAVQRCGEGNWANILKGDFKHNRTASQLSQRWTTIRRRANLLADSGNKSVSSTQSAERLAAQKAFSLAVDMPMTGSLSAILSGATQSSTPAGSATVSASVSEASLASAPQQASTQATSQKVALNISHKLRTNPQKPVAPVKSSIGPNPLIQAAAFAAGGRIATPSTAASLFKAARSKCAFHIRPVGGAHQNSPIMTAKSSPTTNTVGPQPHSVRCVQPAAAVPTPASVSSVSSPTVPRHGMQQPQSSSERPTSNPPTDSATVPNLSTPPAFPQSKPPADSQENAESNSDISFPIIPAIDIDELLAEEVNGADEMELDGAVAKNHETDLLSLDVGENGNNIVDNAACDMQKAVAGSMDLSKSQTHENQTLNGKAISLDIGAAENKSMEIDAGGAQISVEESTNLANGESSESQSMNIASAQNQIVAQERFACTEAVADEVKQSGVQVEQHAVLEDTASGNQSPVDDQAVSIAAEQD, encoded by the exons ATGGGGACGAAGAAGAAGGGCTACATCACCGAAGATGATGTCTCGCTCCTTCTCCAAAG GTACTCAGCAACATCTATTCTTGCTCTACTCCAGGAGATTTCTCAGTGTGCTTGTACAAAAATAGACTGGAATGCACTTGTTAAGAGAACTTCTACTGGGATCACTAATGCTCGGGAATATCAGATGCTATGGCGACATCTGGCGTATCGTGACAAATTGCTGGACAAAGTGGAAGACGGGACTGACCCTTTG GATGATGACAGTGATTTGGAATTTGAATTAGATGCATCCCCTGCTTTAAGTGGTGAAGCCTTATCAGATGCCACAGCATGTGCTaag CTTTTCATCTCATCAGGCTTTTCACGGTTATCTGGCCCAACAAATCGTGCAAACCTTGGCACTCCTGTGACCAGAAACATACCTGATGACCAGAAACCACATGACCCATCAGCCAAACAAAAGCTGGCTCATACCATCTGTGGAACAAATGCTGCAGTTCCTCATTCTGTTCAGAAACAACCACTAGCAACAAAAAGGTCAGCTGAAGTGTCTGATGGAAATGGATCAGCAGGTTCAGGCTTGCCTGCTAAAAAGAAGAGGAAATTATGGACTAAAGAGGAGGATATGGAATTAATAGCTGCTGTGCAGAGGTGTGGTGAAGGGAATTGGGCAAACATTCTTAAAGGAGATTTCAAGCACAACAGAACTGCTTCGCAGCTGTCTCAG AGATGGACTACCATTCGGAGGCGGGCCAACCTACTTGCAGATTCTGGCAACAAATCAGTCAGCTCAACACAGTCTGCAGAGAGGCTGGCAGCACAAAAGGCATTTTCCTTGGCTGTTGATATGCCTATGACTGGAAGCTTATCAGCTATACTGTCAG GTGCTACACAATCAAGCACACCAGCTGGTTCTGCTACAGTCTCAGCTTCAGTATCTGAGGCATCGCTTGCATCTGCTCCTCAGCAAGCTTCTACTCAGGCAACATCCCAAAAAGTAGCCTTGAACATTTCACATAAGCTTCGAACAAACCCCCAAAAACCAGTGGCCCCTGTGAAGTCATCCATAGGTCCCAATCCTTTGATACAAGCAGCTGCCTTTGCTGCCGGAGGTCGCATTGCCACTCCGTCCACCGCTGCTTCTTTGTTCAAAGCTGCACGATCTAAATGTGCTTTTCATATCAGACCTGTTGGCGGTGCTCATCAAAATTCTCCAATTATGACTGCCAAATCATCACCTACCACTAACACAGTGGGACCACAGCCACACAGTGTCCGCTGTGTCCAGCCTGCGGCTGCTGTTCCTACACCAGCATCAGTAAGTTCAGTCTCGTCACCAACTGTGCCCAGGCATGGAATGCAGCAACCGCAAAGCTCCTCTGAAAGACCTACAAGCAATCCTCCTACGGACAGTGCTACAGTACCCAACTTATCAACTCCACCAGCATTCCCTCAATCCAAACCACCTGCTGATTCGCAAGAAAATGCTGAGAGCAATAGTGATATTTCTTTCCCTATTATCCCAGCCATTGATATTGATGAGTTGTTGGCTGAAGAGGTTAATGGTGCAGATGAGATGGAACTGGATGGTGCTGTAGCCAAGAACCATGAGACAGACTTGCTGAGCCTGGATGTGGGTGAGAATGGCAACAATATTGTCGACAATGCTGCTTGTGATATGCAAAAGGCTGTAGCTGGGTCTATGGATCTCTCAAAATCACAAACTCATGAGAATCAAACTCTCAATGGTAAAGCAATTTCGCTTGACATTGGGGCAGCTGAGAATAAATCCATGGAAATCGATGCCGGTGGAGCTCAGATTTCAGTTGAGGAGAGCACCAACTTGGCCAATGGAGAGTCCAGCGAAAGCCAAAGCATGAATATTGCGAGTGCTCAGAATCAAATTGTGGCTCAAGAGCGGTTTGCTTGTACGGAGGCTGTGGCTGATGAGGTCAAGCAGAGTGGCGTCCAGGTGGAACAGCATGCAGTATTAGAGGACACTGCATCAGGCAATCAATCACCTGTTGATGACCAGGCTGTGTCAATTGCTGCCGAACAAGATTGA
- the LOC105038390 gene encoding uncharacterized protein isoform X2 encodes MLWRHLAYRDKLLDKVEDGTDPLDDDSDLEFELDASPALSGEALSDATACAKLFISSGFSRLSGPTNRANLGTPVTRNIPDDQKPHDPSAKQKLAHTICGTNAAVPHSVQKQPLATKRSAEVSDGNGSAGSGLPAKKKRKLWTKEEDMELIAAVQRCGEGNWANILKGDFKHNRTASQLSQRWTTIRRRANLLADSGNKSVSSTQSAERLAAQKAFSLAVDMPMTGSLSAILSGATQSSTPAGSATVSASVSEASLASAPQQASTQATSQKVALNISHKLRTNPQKPVAPVKSSIGPNPLIQAAAFAAGGRIATPSTAASLFKAARSKCAFHIRPVGGAHQNSPIMTAKSSPTTNTVGPQPHSVRCVQPAAAVPTPASVSSVSSPTVPRHGMQQPQSSSERPTSNPPTDSATVPNLSTPPAFPQSKPPADSQENAESNSDISFPIIPAIDIDELLAEEVNGADEMELDGAVAKNHETDLLSLDVGENGNNIVDNAACDMQKAVAGSMDLSKSQTHENQTLNGKAISLDIGAAENKSMEIDAGGAQISVEESTNLANGESSESQSMNIASAQNQIVAQERFACTEAVADEVKQSGVQVEQHAVLEDTASGNQSPVDDQAVSIAAEQD; translated from the exons ATGCTATGGCGACATCTGGCGTATCGTGACAAATTGCTGGACAAAGTGGAAGACGGGACTGACCCTTTG GATGATGACAGTGATTTGGAATTTGAATTAGATGCATCCCCTGCTTTAAGTGGTGAAGCCTTATCAGATGCCACAGCATGTGCTaag CTTTTCATCTCATCAGGCTTTTCACGGTTATCTGGCCCAACAAATCGTGCAAACCTTGGCACTCCTGTGACCAGAAACATACCTGATGACCAGAAACCACATGACCCATCAGCCAAACAAAAGCTGGCTCATACCATCTGTGGAACAAATGCTGCAGTTCCTCATTCTGTTCAGAAACAACCACTAGCAACAAAAAGGTCAGCTGAAGTGTCTGATGGAAATGGATCAGCAGGTTCAGGCTTGCCTGCTAAAAAGAAGAGGAAATTATGGACTAAAGAGGAGGATATGGAATTAATAGCTGCTGTGCAGAGGTGTGGTGAAGGGAATTGGGCAAACATTCTTAAAGGAGATTTCAAGCACAACAGAACTGCTTCGCAGCTGTCTCAG AGATGGACTACCATTCGGAGGCGGGCCAACCTACTTGCAGATTCTGGCAACAAATCAGTCAGCTCAACACAGTCTGCAGAGAGGCTGGCAGCACAAAAGGCATTTTCCTTGGCTGTTGATATGCCTATGACTGGAAGCTTATCAGCTATACTGTCAG GTGCTACACAATCAAGCACACCAGCTGGTTCTGCTACAGTCTCAGCTTCAGTATCTGAGGCATCGCTTGCATCTGCTCCTCAGCAAGCTTCTACTCAGGCAACATCCCAAAAAGTAGCCTTGAACATTTCACATAAGCTTCGAACAAACCCCCAAAAACCAGTGGCCCCTGTGAAGTCATCCATAGGTCCCAATCCTTTGATACAAGCAGCTGCCTTTGCTGCCGGAGGTCGCATTGCCACTCCGTCCACCGCTGCTTCTTTGTTCAAAGCTGCACGATCTAAATGTGCTTTTCATATCAGACCTGTTGGCGGTGCTCATCAAAATTCTCCAATTATGACTGCCAAATCATCACCTACCACTAACACAGTGGGACCACAGCCACACAGTGTCCGCTGTGTCCAGCCTGCGGCTGCTGTTCCTACACCAGCATCAGTAAGTTCAGTCTCGTCACCAACTGTGCCCAGGCATGGAATGCAGCAACCGCAAAGCTCCTCTGAAAGACCTACAAGCAATCCTCCTACGGACAGTGCTACAGTACCCAACTTATCAACTCCACCAGCATTCCCTCAATCCAAACCACCTGCTGATTCGCAAGAAAATGCTGAGAGCAATAGTGATATTTCTTTCCCTATTATCCCAGCCATTGATATTGATGAGTTGTTGGCTGAAGAGGTTAATGGTGCAGATGAGATGGAACTGGATGGTGCTGTAGCCAAGAACCATGAGACAGACTTGCTGAGCCTGGATGTGGGTGAGAATGGCAACAATATTGTCGACAATGCTGCTTGTGATATGCAAAAGGCTGTAGCTGGGTCTATGGATCTCTCAAAATCACAAACTCATGAGAATCAAACTCTCAATGGTAAAGCAATTTCGCTTGACATTGGGGCAGCTGAGAATAAATCCATGGAAATCGATGCCGGTGGAGCTCAGATTTCAGTTGAGGAGAGCACCAACTTGGCCAATGGAGAGTCCAGCGAAAGCCAAAGCATGAATATTGCGAGTGCTCAGAATCAAATTGTGGCTCAAGAGCGGTTTGCTTGTACGGAGGCTGTGGCTGATGAGGTCAAGCAGAGTGGCGTCCAGGTGGAACAGCATGCAGTATTAGAGGACACTGCATCAGGCAATCAATCACCTGTTGATGACCAGGCTGTGTCAATTGCTGCCGAACAAGATTGA